The Miscanthus floridulus cultivar M001 chromosome 6, ASM1932011v1, whole genome shotgun sequence genomic interval ATTCACTGTACCTTCCAGTACTTTGACAACAACTGACATTTGAGGCCTCTTGTTGTAATCAATCTGCAAACACCACATGGCGAGCTTCATTATCTGAAGCACTCCTTCCTTGTGAATTTGCATTTCGTCACTATGCATATCAATCAGATCTTCCAACTGATCGTTCCTTGCCTTTTCCTGCAATATGCTAATGAGATGAACACTTTCTTGAGGCTGAGAATAATCAAGATTCTTTCTCCCACTGATAATTTCCATGACTACTACCCCAAAGCTGTATATGTCAACTTTCTCAGTGATTTGTGATGTCAACCACTCAGGAGCTAAGTATCCAGGAGTGCCTCTCATTCTCGTAATCACTTGGCTCTTATCCCTGTCAATCATCTTAGATAGCCCGAAATCAGAAAGCTTTGCGCTGAAGTTGTCATCTAAGAGGATATTTTGTGGTTTGATATCCAAATGAGCAATTCGCTGCCTGCACTCTTCATGAAGATAAGCTAGGCCCTTGGCGATATCGGTGATAATCCTGCATCGTGCATGCCAATCAAGAGACATACTTGCATCTTGGGAATAGATCCATCTGTCCAATGATCCTTGGGGCATATATTCATATACTAGGAGTCTATGAGATTTCTCTGCACAAAAGCCAATCAATGTCACCAGATTTATATGATGAATGTTTCCAATTGTCTCAACTTCTGCCAAGAATTCCCTCCTTCCTTGACCAGCTTGATCCAGCTGTTTTACTGCAACTCTCTGCTCGCCTACCTGCCCCTCATAAACAGATCCAAATCCTCCTTTCCCAATCATTTTGCTGAATTGCTCGGTTGCTACTTTCAACTGCTCAAATGTGAACCTAGTAGTCATACCTGGCACTTCTCGaaaatcatcctcatcatctctACTCTGACATTGCCTGCGGAGAACCACCAAGGTAATGATGATCACAGCTAGTAAAGAAATGACCCCTGCAAGTGTGGATCCAACAATCGCACCTGCACcaatccttccctttcttgtgggTGTGGACCTACTCACTGTTCCATTCGGATTCGAGGGACCAGGAATAGGAGGAGGAGACCTTGTGACCTGCACCTTAAGGTATGCAGAAGAACTATAGTGAGTTTCTTGCCACTGATTTACTTGCAACGAAAAGACTTGTGTTGGCAGGTAACAGGAGCCTTGAGAGGTGTCGTTACCACCATACTGAAAGAATGCAGCCTTGCAGGAGCAATTCTGCAAGCAGGCCTTCTTGCAACTTTCTTCGTCAGTCATCTGAGGCAGTGCTAGTGCGGCCCTTGTATCTATATAATTGAAGTAAGAAACATTACTCAGTGCAAGGAGCCGGTGGTCTTGCAGCGAGGCACAAGAAATCGGAGTCACGGGCACACATCCGAGGTTGATCCTGCGGTCATCAATCTGCTTGAAGTATGTAGCGGTGCCGTCAGTCTCAGTTGGGCATGTGCACTGGCCACTGATGCAGATGCCGTATGCACCACAGACAGTTGGGTAAGCACAACTGTCTACCTGCCCCGCAAGAATGTCCTGCACCATCGGCCATCCTTCTATTCCTTTATACAGGTACAGCTTCAAGTGTCCGTCAGATTCGAGCCTCACATACTCCATCTCTCCAGCCGTCGTGTTGATCATGCTGTCTGGCTGTAGAGTTGATACATTAGCAGAGGAAACGGACGCAAAGATGGCCAGCGAATCATTTGTCAGGATCATGTAAGTTTTATTCCTGCTTCCAGTTTTGGTGGTCGCCGTCTTTTGGTAGTACAATTGAGGCGGCGAAGATTCAGCAAATGCATACAAACCATCAGAAAGGACAGTGAGATAAAGCTGATTGCTGGTCGTCCAGTTTGTGCCGGATGCATTTGGTGTCAACCTCATCCCTTCCACTAGTGGCTGGCCTGGGAGCAGACAATCCGTCGGATGGTCGAATGACTGCCACACCGCTGCATTCTTGCGGTTGAACAGCACCAGGTTGCCGGACTTGGTCACGGTCATCCCGGCAACAGACTGGCCCGAGGTGCCGGTGGACCAGACGAGGCCTCCGGTGGTGTTCTGGAGCTGTAGGTCGCCGCCGGCCGTGAAGCTGAGGGTGGCGTTCTCACGGACGAGGCGATCCCGGTTTGCGGACCAGACCACCTGCGGGCTGCCCGCGTTCGGCCAGCTGAggaagccgccgccgtcgacgTAAACGATGCAGAcgccgaagaggaaggcctcgcACGGGGCGACACAGTAGAAGCACGCGGCGAAGCAGAGGCCTTCCTGCGGCGGCGATTGGATGGACTGGAGGAGGAAGACGCTCACGGACGTGCTGTCCATGTAGTCGAAGGACTGTGCGCCGTGGCCTTCTGCCTTGAGGCTGATGGTCCAGCTGGTGGAGAGGTTCGTGGATGCCGGCGTGGGGAAGGGGATGCCCTGCGCATGGACGTCGACGGTGGCAGCGATGGTGACGGCCAGAAGCAGCGAGAGGAGGTGTGAGGGAGGCATTGGGCGTGTCGGGATCGGCGAAGCGATTTGGAAAGCTCACATGAGGAAGACTGCAAGACGACTGCAAGAGGGGTTTGTTGAGCTTGCAACGAGCAGAAGACTGAAGCTCAAAGTTATTGCAAGTTTTTTTTGGTTGTTTCCTCAAAAACGCGTGAAGAACGAGTCATAATTCGTTTTCAAGATTGGAGGCGCCGACCGCAGTTATCGTCAGGACCATGCATGCACAGCATGATCTCGACGGTCAAATCGCAAGTTGACTTAAAGAGTTAGAAAAATCGAGGAGGCAAAGTTTTGGCCCAAACATTGTACCTCCACAACCACAGGCTTTACATTTAGACAGGTTGCATAGCACCCATCTCACAAATGGCGAGCAGCAAGTAGTAGAAACATGCGGGAGAAAAGTTCAGGAACTACATAAACCCGCCGCAAAGACATCTGTATGCTTCAATTTTATACTCCTATATCTGTAATCAATTAGACCAGGTCCAAACTTCCTATTGTGTAACCTTGAAAAGGAAAAGTGAAAGGCACAACTGAACGTTGTCAAACCATTGTGAATTTGTAATTGCCAtcgccatttttttttttttgcaaagtatCTTGGTGGATTTCGTTTGGGCGTCTTTGTATTCCGTAAAAcaattcaaaaaaaatatttcgTCGCAGAACTGATAGCGACAAATGCAGGACTACAGTGAAGCGAATGAGTACAAAAGAGACATTTCTCCTCTCATGTCTCTTGAATTTGTTCTTGTTGCAATTAGGTGAAAGATAGGATATCGCAGTCAAAGGATTACAGTTTTATATAGGTATAACAAAGCAATATGTCGCTAATCCATCCACTCTGTTAAAGCAAGCGGCTTTGAATGCTTTACCGAGTACTACTTGCATCTTGTAATTTTTAATTGGGTATTGAGTACTTTTGAGTGGACCGTTCCTGTTCACCGTCTGAAAACTATTGCCGACACCTCTTCTTTGTCGTTCGGAGCATATTTGTGAGTTGCTTAGCTACCTCTGGATATTTTGGGAGTGTTTGGTTTCGTGCACCCCCTATCCAGACTTCCGTAGTGCAACTTCGAAGTGTTTGGTAGCCTGCTTAAGGCCCGTAGCCAGACCCAGGtagttagggatgaaaacagtacggatattttccgaccgtattcgaaaccgaatccgtttagagatctgtccgtatccgagtccggatatccaacatccgataccgtatccgtatccgaatactcaaatcacatatttatgatgtcggtatacaatcgtatcatatccgacatagttgacactatccgtatttaaatccgaatccagacagaaatataaaaacaaatataatatcgatgatatccgtccgtaaCCGATCCGTTTTCGGTGCACCGACCCACTCTTAGCCGGTCTTAGCGAAAACGCGAAGGGTGACCGTTTTTCGAAGCCAGGCTTGGCTAGCCCCGCAGTCGTGTCCGCTCACCTCTTCCATCGCCCTCTGCGCGAGCACCACCGAGAGCGCCGCAGCCGAGCACCAGGCGAGCAACGCCAAGCACCGCGAGAGACCGCCGGACACATCTCCTCCCACAACCGCCGCCCCCCGCTCCCTCTCTCTGCCAGATTCGTGAGCATGACGCCTGCTCTCCTCTTCCCGTCACAGCCCCGCACAGTCCTTGCTCTCCTCTTCAAATCTTGGGCGCAACCTCCACCACTCTCCAAACGGCGTTTGTCATCCTCATCGAGGCCCAGCTCGTACGCGTGAGTAGCGGCTCCCTACCGCTCGTGGGCAGCCTGCATCCCGGCTCCTGCTAGCTCTGACCCACGGGCGCTTCAGGCGCCTACCCACCTCAACCTCGCGGAGCAGCGGAGGCGTGGGATCCGGTAGCCATGGTTGGGTCTGTCAAGGAGGGTGCGAGATCCGGCGGCCATGGCCGGATCCTTCGAGGACGACATGACGCGCGACGTCGCCGACCACCATGGGAGCTCCACCGCACGAGGACAAAGACGAGCTTGAGGTTCGGGACACCTCCATGATGTGGATAGATTGCATGGAGAGATAGCTTTCGTAATTGCACGCTAGCGGACTGCAGACATGGATAGTTTGCATGGAGAGATAGATATGTAGTGTGGACTGCTTTTAAAAGATATATAGATATAAATTTTGTTTTGGTCTGGATGGATTAATTCAATGAGATATCTATGTATGTATAGGGAAAAGTCAGCAATCCTGTTTTCTTTTCTGGTTATAAACCTTGTTTCGACTAATCGCAGATTCTTTTATGAGCATCATTGGAAGTCAATTTGGAGTAACAGCTGGATCTCGGGAGAATACCCTGTATAATGCTCTTTGGGTTGCTCAGGCGCTGCTGTGCAAGGGGTACGACTACTTCCCTTCTTTTGGCCTTTGAGCAGTGTCATGTAATTTGCATCCAATAACAAATTGTTGTTTCGTAAAGGGCGtatccagtgcagagagctcccgctctgtgcggggtctggaaaagggtgtcagtggcaagccttaccctcgcctgtgcaatgcgaggagaccacgactcgaacccgggacctttcggtcacaggcggtaaaactctaccgcttgcaccaggcccgcccttctcatGTAGGATCACTCAATGAAGCTAAAATTTGTTCACATTATGCAAACTAGACTGCATCAGTTTGTGTAGGTATTTGATTGATAAAGTGAATGTAGCATGCAAGTAGTGCTTTGTCTTCCTTCAATTGCACCACTTAATACCTGTCTGAATCTAGTCATTCCATGTTCCTCATTTGAAACTTTTCAGATCTGTGAAGACCGTCAGTAAACGAATTCTTATATTCCCCAATGAAGATGATCCTTTTGGTACTATTACAGGAGCAGTGAAAACTGACATGATTAGGACAACAGTTCAACGTGCAAAGGCAATTCTTCTATTTAAAACTGCATGCTGCCAGCACATCTCAAAATATATTTTTTGTCCTTTGTTTACCATAACAATACTTTGTTTTCTCCAGGATGCGCAAGATCTTGGCCTGTCTATTGAACTTCCTCCACTTAGCTGGCCTTATGCAGTAAGTCTCTATAATTGGTTTTTTCTCTTCTCTATGTGCTAACTGCTGAACAGCTCCAATTGCCCAGGATTTGATTGGTCTGGATGGAGATGAGATAACCAAGTATTTGCCATCTGCTGGTGATAAGTACTATTCTGGAAACATCAATATTACTTATGTATTTTTTGGATTTAGATGATATTTATTTAATGGTACTTTATTCTTACAATCTCCTAGCACAAATAAATCAAACATTCACACTTGAGTTATGAACGGAGATAGCAggtaagcctgggcgttcgggttacccgattttttcgggtcgggtaattcgggtaattcaaaattcgggtaatgaaaattgctacccgatattacccccgaaaaaacactacccgcaaattcgggtacccgataattcgggttcgggttcgggtattacccgatatacccaaatttacagaaaacaacaaactacactaaattttagtagcgatctatacataatttcagcagcaatttgtatagaatttcaatagcaatttgtagagaataatatattacagtcactcattcaaatagagagaattatattctaataaagtgataagttaaatggttcagctaacaacacatgataaatacaaagacaaaaacaaatctttgggtagttcgggtagtttgggtaccgggggatattacccgaattacccaaactaatttcgggtaatcaaaatcgctatccgaatttgggatcgggtacctcgggttcgggtaattcgggtccgggttcggataattcgggtacgggtaatgggtatcgggtattttgcccaggcttaataGCAGGGCTGTTTGGATTGCGACCTGGCAGGCAGGGTCAGTCCTGAGCTTTATTGGACCTAGAACGGAACTAAAATGTTGGGTCTTTTATATAAACATGATAATATACTCTCATTGCtagtatatatacacacatatatacaAAATGTTACCAATAAACAGTTAACTGAATGGAAAAACAATATTCATAAGAAATAATCTGTATACATATTAAATTACCTCAAAAATTTCTTCTAACATTCCTCGATGCGAAGTCATCGATGATGGTgtctttttttctcgaatacgcaagagcgttgcatatcattgtattaaggagaGAATAGACGTGCCGGCTCTAGGCGGGGCTTAGACGGTTGGTTACATTGAGATCTCGGTGAGTAGCGAGCTATCCCCGATGCTAAACTCCCTAAATTCTTTGTTCCAGCTTGGATCGACAGGTCGGCCTCCGCCTTGACGATGAGCAGGATATCGGGCACCGTGGTCGTGGCATCCCTGAAGCAACGGGCGTTCCTCTCTTTCCACAGTTGCCATGAGACCAGCGCGAACAGCGAGTCAACGCCCTTCTTCTAATGGTCGTGCCAGCTCCGTCGAACTCGCCTCCACCATGCTATGCTAGAACTGATGGCGCCGGTGCTGGTAGTTCACGTCCTAGAGTTCGGCAAATGTGGAACCATACCTCCCTTGAATAGGGGCAGCTACACAAGATGTGGTCTATCGTCTCCGGCGCTTGATCGTAGAGGTAGCACTCTTCCCTTGCTTTGAGACCGTGCCTTGCACGCCGGTCGTTCGTCCAATGTCGTCTCGTGAAGGTGAGCCAGAGGAAGATTTTTACCCTCAACGGCGCCCATGTCTCCCATATTAGCAAGTGCCCCCGGAATGGAACGGAGCCCACGTGCATCATTCTGTCGGCGGACTTGGCGCTGTAGTTTCCATCAGGTGACCAACGCCACACCGTCCTGTCTGGCTGATCGTTGAGGCTGATGTTCTCCGTGGCCTCCCAAAGATCCAGGTATTCAGCGATCGTAACCGGTGTCAGGCTGCCCGTGATGTTCCGCGTCCATTGCCTGTTGACAAGGCCTTGGCGGACGGTGAGGCGAGCTCTGGTTCTTCTGGGAACGAGCTGCACCAGGTTGGGTGCGATGTCCGATGGCGCCTGTCCCTGAATCCACCGGTCATCCTAGAAGTGCGCAGACATGCCGTTTCCGAGGGCTGTGAGCGTGGATGCGCGGAAGAAGGCGCGCACTTCTGACTCGGCGTTGATCGGCAGTTCGCTCCTTGCCCGCGAACTGTCAGTCTTCTGCAGCCACAGCCACCTCGTCTGCAGTGCATAGCCCACGAGTTTGAGGTCGGTGATTCCGAGCCCTCCTAACTCCGTCGGCCTGCGAGCAGTGTTCCACGCCACCATGCATTTCCCACGTACCGACGCATCCTTGCCGACCCATAGGAACTTCCTGCATATGGCGTCGATTTCCTTTCTCGCCCAGGGAGGAAGATTGTCCGCCATCATTGAGTAAATCGGCACAGCCCGGAGCACCGATTTGATCCACACAATCGCTTCTCAATGTATAATATTGCCATTCCATTTATCCTCTCTTGTGACATTATGGATCTCATATGGTTCTTTAGCAATTTTAATTTTGAGAAGCTTCTCAGCTGATGCGACATAGTAAACAAGATAAGATAAGTAATGGAAGTACTGGGATaacaaactcaaaaatctccatagcTGTCCTACCTGGGTAACTAAATTTCAGATTCCTACCTTGCTGCCGCCTGACGCCTGCCTGCTCTGCCGATTGCTGGAACTGCCGAAGCTGAACAGGGATGAGGGATCGCGTGAGGTGAGATTAGTGCCCTGTGTGAATCTCCGTTTGCGAACGCCGCCCGGCCTCCCACGCACCCACACGCAGGAAGGAAGGCACTCGCAAGGAAGGACTCGAACAGTCCGTGCGTGATTCCTCTGCCGTACTGGATACTGGGCTGAGTACTAGACGTGTATGCATACTGGGGAGGGCGACGGCCGTCCCTCCCGCCCCGCCTCAGGGCCGGGCCTGGGCAGGGTGCCGGCGAGGCAGTGATCCCAGCCGCCAGGTGCTCAAAATCGACGGCCTGGCCAAGCACTGCCTGGAGGCACAACCAAACAGGCCAGCATTGTTTTATCTAATCACAGTTGCCTCTCTTTTGTTTCCATTTGGACTTGTCTTTTCTTCTTTGAACAGAGGGCAAGAGCTTTGCAATTAATTGAACACACCCACCCCTCTACACACTGGGAATAAACACCAACCACAAACCACTATGCACCGCAGCTTCATAGAAGTATCTCATGTAgacttgtccttgacctctatCAAAAAGTCTGTCATGGAGGGCACTTTTGCACGGAGTTTTGTGAGTGTGTGAGTCTGGTCtgttatagttttttttttgtatggGCCGTGGGCCGGGTCTTCTTTCGTGGGGGCTCCttgcccctccccccccccccacccccccccccccccccccccccacccccccccccacacacacacacacacacacaccctctAATCTTCTTAGTATAA includes:
- the LOC136457438 gene encoding G-type lectin S-receptor-like serine/threonine-protein kinase SD2-5; this translates as MPPSHLLSLLLAVTIAATVDVHAQGIPFPTPASTNLSTSWTISLKAEGHGAQSFDYMDSTSVSVFLLQSIQSPPQEGLCFAACFYCVAPCEAFLFGVCIVYVDGGGFLSWPNAGSPQVVWSANRDRLVRENATLSFTAGGDLQLQNTTGGLVWSTGTSGQSVAGMTVTKSGNLVLFNRKNAAVWQSFDHPTDCLLPGQPLVEGMRLTPNASGTNWTTSNQLYLTVLSDGLYAFAESSPPQLYYQKTATTKTGSRNKTYMILTNDSLAIFASVSSANVSTLQPDSMINTTAGEMEYVRLESDGHLKLYLYKGIEGWPMVQDILAGQVDSCAYPTVCGAYGICISGQCTCPTETDGTATYFKQIDDRRINLGCVPVTPISCASLQDHRLLALSNVSYFNYIDTRAALALPQMTDEESCKKACLQNCSCKAAFFQYGGNDTSQGSCYLPTQVFSLQVNQWQETHYSSSAYLKVQVTRSPPPIPGPSNPNGTVSRSTPTRKGRIGAGAIVGSTLAGVISLLAVIIITLVVLRRQCQSRDDEDDFREVPGMTTRFTFEQLKVATEQFSKMIGKGGFGSVYEGQVGEQRVAVKQLDQAGQGRREFLAEVETIGNIHHINLVTLIGFCAEKSHRLLVYEYMPQGSLDRWIYSQDASMSLDWHARCRIITDIAKGLAYLHEECRQRIAHLDIKPQNILLDDNFSAKLSDFGLSKMIDRDKSQVITRMRGTPGYLAPEWLTSQITEKVDIYSFGVVVMEIISGRKNLDYSQPQESVHLISILQEKARNDQLEDLIDMHSDEMQIHKEGVLQIMKLAMWCLQIDYNKRPQMSVVVKVLEGTVNVETNIEFNFVAMVPNNLANDRKSASSAPLLASHLSGPR
- the LOC136460127 gene encoding uncharacterized protein; translated protein: MADNLPPWARKEIDAICRKFLWVGKDASVRGKCMVAWNTARRPTELGGLGITDLKLVGYALQTRWLWLQKTDSSRARSELPINAESEDDRWIQGQAPSDIAPNLVQLVPRRTRARLTVRQGLVNRQWTRNITGSLTPVTIAEYLDLWEATENISLNDQPDRTVWRWSPDGNYSAKSADRMMHVGSVPFRGHLLIWETWAPLRLTVYW